Proteins from one Bradyrhizobium amphicarpaeae genomic window:
- the xoxF5 gene encoding lanthanide-dependent methanol dehydrogenase XoxF5 — protein sequence MRKVLLATLLGSAAALAVGGASANDELLKMSQNPKDWVMPTGDYANTRYSKLNQINAQNVGKLQVAWTFSTGVLRGHEGGPLIIGNMMYVHTPFPNKVYAIDLSQENKIVWKYEPKQDPNVIPVMCCDTVNRGLAFGDGKIFLHQADTTLVALDVKTGQVAWTVKNGDPSKGETGTSAPMVIKDKVLVGISGGEFGVQAHMSAYDIKTGKLAWRGYSEGPDNQILVDAEKTTALGKPVGKDSSLKTWQGDQWKIGGGATWGWISYDPELNLVYYGSGNPSTWNPKQRPGDNKWSMTIWARNPDTGVAKWVYQMTPHDEWDYDGVNEMILSDQSINGQPRKLLTHFDRNGLAYTMDRTNGELLVAEKYDPKVNWTSGVDMDKNSPTYGRPKVLDAASTDKAGEDHNVKGICPAALGTKDEQPAAYSPDTQLFYVPTNHVCMDYEPFKVSYTAGQPYVGATLSMYPPQGETHMGNFIAWDGKTGKIVWSNKEQFSVWSGALATAGNVVFYGTLEGYLKAVDAKTGKELYKFKTPSGIIGNVTTYENGGKQYVAVLSGVGGWAGIGLAAGLTDPNAGLGAVGGYAALSNYTALGGTLTVFALPN from the coding sequence ATGCGCAAGGTGCTACTGGCGACCTTACTCGGCTCCGCGGCGGCTCTCGCCGTCGGGGGCGCCTCAGCCAATGACGAGCTGCTCAAGATGTCGCAGAACCCGAAAGACTGGGTGATGCCGACCGGCGACTACGCCAATACCCGCTATTCCAAGCTCAACCAGATCAACGCACAGAACGTAGGCAAGCTCCAGGTGGCCTGGACCTTCTCGACCGGCGTGCTGCGCGGCCATGAAGGTGGTCCGCTGATCATCGGCAACATGATGTACGTCCACACGCCGTTCCCGAACAAGGTCTACGCCATTGACCTATCGCAGGAGAACAAGATCGTCTGGAAGTACGAGCCGAAGCAGGATCCGAACGTCATCCCCGTGATGTGCTGCGATACGGTCAACCGCGGCCTCGCTTTCGGTGACGGCAAGATCTTCCTGCATCAGGCCGATACCACCCTCGTCGCGCTCGACGTCAAGACCGGTCAGGTTGCGTGGACCGTCAAGAACGGCGATCCGAGCAAGGGCGAGACCGGTACGTCGGCGCCGATGGTCATCAAGGACAAGGTGCTGGTCGGTATCTCCGGCGGCGAGTTCGGCGTCCAGGCCCACATGTCCGCCTACGACATCAAGACCGGCAAGCTGGCATGGCGCGGATATTCGGAAGGGCCGGACAACCAGATCCTGGTCGATGCCGAAAAGACCACTGCGCTCGGCAAGCCCGTCGGCAAGGATTCGAGCCTCAAGACCTGGCAAGGCGACCAGTGGAAGATCGGCGGCGGTGCCACCTGGGGCTGGATCTCGTACGATCCCGAGCTGAACCTCGTCTATTACGGATCGGGCAACCCTTCGACCTGGAATCCGAAGCAGCGTCCCGGCGACAACAAATGGTCGATGACGATCTGGGCGCGCAACCCGGACACCGGCGTTGCCAAGTGGGTCTACCAGATGACGCCCCACGACGAATGGGACTATGACGGCGTCAACGAGATGATCCTCTCGGACCAGTCGATCAACGGCCAGCCGCGCAAGCTGCTGACGCACTTCGACCGCAACGGCCTCGCGTACACCATGGACCGCACCAACGGCGAACTGCTGGTCGCCGAAAAGTACGATCCGAAGGTGAACTGGACCTCCGGCGTCGACATGGACAAGAACTCGCCAACCTACGGTCGTCCGAAGGTGCTCGACGCAGCTTCGACCGACAAGGCGGGCGAGGACCACAACGTGAAGGGCATCTGCCCGGCCGCGCTCGGCACCAAGGACGAGCAGCCGGCAGCCTACTCGCCGGACACGCAGCTGTTCTACGTTCCGACCAACCATGTCTGCATGGACTACGAACCGTTCAAGGTGAGCTACACCGCTGGTCAGCCCTATGTGGGCGCGACGCTCTCGATGTATCCGCCGCAGGGTGAAACCCACATGGGCAACTTCATCGCCTGGGACGGCAAGACCGGCAAGATCGTCTGGTCGAACAAGGAGCAGTTCTCGGTCTGGTCGGGTGCGCTCGCAACCGCCGGCAACGTGGTGTTCTACGGCACGCTCGAAGGCTACCTGAAGGCGGTCGATGCCAAGACCGGCAAGGAGCTCTACAAGTTCAAGACTCCCTCCGGCATCATCGGCAACGTCACCACCTACGAGAACGGCGGCAAGCAGTACGTCGCCGTGCTCTCCGGCGTCGGCGGCTGGGCCGGCATTGGTTTGGCCGCAGGTCTGACCGATCCGAACGCAGGTCTCGGCGCAGTCGGTGGCTACGCCGCACTCAGCAACTACACGGCGCTCGGCGGTACGCTGACCGTGTTCGCGCTACCGAACTAA
- a CDS encoding c-type cytochrome, methanol metabolism-related, giving the protein MIMVASGGIAVADGSGDPTAVKQNETGEWLDKEGNPTYKITDGSVDWYTYSGYRRYHSDCHVCHGPDGMGSTYAPALKDSLKTMSYADFLGVVASGRKNISTASENVMPAFGDNPNVACYMDDLYVYLRARSTEAWGRARPGKHEDKNDAYTKNEDSCMGKK; this is encoded by the coding sequence ATGATCATGGTTGCGTCTGGAGGAATTGCTGTCGCGGACGGCTCGGGGGACCCGACCGCCGTCAAGCAGAACGAAACTGGCGAATGGCTCGATAAGGAAGGAAACCCGACCTACAAGATCACCGATGGGTCCGTCGACTGGTACACCTATTCCGGTTACCGCCGCTACCATTCGGACTGCCATGTTTGTCATGGCCCGGACGGCATGGGCTCGACCTATGCACCGGCCCTGAAGGATTCGCTCAAGACGATGAGCTATGCCGATTTTCTCGGTGTCGTCGCCTCGGGTCGCAAGAACATCTCGACCGCTTCGGAGAACGTGATGCCGGCCTTCGGCGATAACCCGAACGTCGCCTGCTACATGGACGATCTCTACGTCTATCTGCGCGCCCGATCCACCGAGGCCTGGGGCCGCGCCCGACCGGGCAAGCACGAGGACAAAAACGACGCCTATACCAAGAACGAAGACTCGTGCATGGGCAAGAAGTGA
- a CDS encoding S-(hydroxymethyl)glutathione dehydrogenase/class III alcohol dehydrogenase, with amino-acid sequence MKTRAAVAFEAKKPLEIVELDLEGPKAGEVLVEIKATGICHTDAYTLDGFDSEGIFPSVLGHEGAGIIREIGPGVTSVKPGDHVIPLYTPECRQCKSCLSQKTNLCTAIRATQGKGVMPDGTSRFSYKGKPVYHYMGCSTFSNFTVLPEIAVAKIREDAPFDKSCYIGCGVTTGVGAVVNTAKVTPGSNVVVFGLGGIGLNVIQGAKMAGADKIIGVDINDSKEDWGRRFGMTEFVNPKKITGDIVQHLVGLTDGGADYTFDCTGNTTVMRQALEACHRGWGTSIIIGVAESGKEIATRPFQLVTGRNWRGTAFGGARGRTDVPKIVDWYMNGKIQIDPMITHVLKLEEINKGFDLMHEGKSIRSVVVY; translated from the coding sequence ATGAAGACACGTGCCGCCGTCGCTTTCGAAGCCAAGAAGCCGCTCGAGATCGTCGAGCTCGATCTGGAAGGCCCGAAGGCCGGCGAAGTCCTGGTCGAGATCAAGGCGACGGGCATCTGCCATACCGACGCCTATACGCTCGACGGCTTCGACAGCGAGGGAATTTTCCCGTCGGTCCTTGGCCATGAGGGCGCCGGCATCATCCGCGAGATCGGCCCCGGCGTGACCTCGGTGAAGCCGGGTGACCACGTCATCCCGCTCTACACGCCGGAATGCCGGCAGTGCAAAAGCTGCCTCAGCCAGAAGACCAATCTCTGCACCGCAATCCGGGCGACGCAAGGCAAGGGCGTGATGCCCGACGGCACCAGCCGGTTTTCCTACAAGGGCAAGCCGGTCTACCACTACATGGGCTGCTCGACCTTCTCGAACTTCACCGTGCTGCCGGAGATCGCGGTCGCCAAGATCCGCGAGGACGCTCCCTTCGACAAGAGCTGCTACATCGGCTGCGGCGTCACCACCGGCGTCGGCGCCGTCGTCAACACCGCGAAGGTCACGCCGGGCTCCAACGTGGTCGTGTTCGGCCTCGGTGGCATCGGCCTCAACGTGATCCAGGGCGCCAAGATGGCCGGCGCCGACAAGATCATCGGTGTCGACATCAACGACTCCAAGGAGGATTGGGGCCGCAGGTTCGGCATGACAGAGTTCGTCAACCCCAAGAAGATCACCGGCGACATCGTCCAGCACCTTGTCGGCCTCACCGACGGCGGCGCCGATTACACTTTCGATTGCACCGGCAACACCACCGTGATGCGCCAGGCGCTCGAAGCCTGCCATCGCGGCTGGGGCACCTCGATCATCATCGGCGTTGCCGAATCCGGCAAGGAGATCGCCACCCGCCCGTTCCAGCTCGTCACTGGGCGCAACTGGCGCGGCACCGCCTTCGGCGGCGCCCGCGGCCGCACCGACGTGCCGAAAATCGTCGACTGGTACATGAATGGAAAGATCCAGATCGATCCGATGATTACCCACGTGCTCAAGCTCGAGGAGATCAACAAGGGCTTTGACCTCATGCACGAGGGCAAATCCATCCGTTCAGTCGTCGTGTACTAA
- the gfa gene encoding S-(hydroxymethyl)glutathione synthase has product MTVALHPSIDNGLKQGSGSFAGGTLVCKCKDHQVKVAVKGDVAHNHACGCTKCWKPQGATFSVVAVVPRQNVTVLENGDKLQIVDPSAVIQRHACKACGTHMYGRIENKNHPFYGLDFIHPELFQEQGSQAPQFAAFVSSVIEAGVKPEQMAGIRSRLKEIGLEPYDCLSPALMDAIATHVAKAKAA; this is encoded by the coding sequence ATGACTGTTGCACTCCATCCCTCGATCGATAACGGCCTCAAACAAGGCAGCGGCAGCTTCGCCGGCGGCACGCTGGTCTGCAAATGCAAGGACCACCAGGTCAAGGTCGCGGTGAAGGGCGACGTCGCCCACAACCACGCCTGCGGCTGCACCAAGTGCTGGAAGCCGCAAGGCGCGACGTTCTCCGTCGTCGCCGTGGTGCCGCGCCAGAACGTCACCGTGCTCGAGAACGGCGACAAGCTGCAGATCGTCGATCCCTCCGCGGTGATCCAGCGCCACGCCTGCAAGGCCTGCGGCACCCACATGTACGGCCGTATCGAGAACAAGAACCATCCGTTCTACGGCCTCGACTTCATCCATCCCGAACTGTTCCAGGAGCAGGGCTCGCAGGCGCCGCAATTCGCCGCCTTCGTCTCCTCGGTGATCGAAGCGGGCGTGAAGCCGGAGCAGATGGCCGGCATCCGTTCGCGGCTGAAGGAGATCGGGCTCGAGCCCTATGATTGCCTGTCACCGGCGCTGATGGACGCGATCGCGACCCACGTCGCCAAAGCCAAAGCTGCCTGA
- a CDS encoding (2Fe-2S)-binding protein, producing the protein MIKVKINGQEQSWDGDPDLPLLWFLRDEAGLTGTKFGCGQALCGSCTVIVDKEAVRSCITSINDVAGREVTTIEGLHPNGDHPVQKAWRQVNVPQCGFCQAGQIMQAAALLMDNPKPSHDQIREAMSGNICRCGCYQRIENAVHLASTGV; encoded by the coding sequence ATGATCAAGGTGAAGATCAACGGCCAGGAACAGAGCTGGGACGGGGACCCGGATCTCCCGCTACTCTGGTTCCTGCGTGACGAAGCCGGGCTCACCGGCACCAAGTTTGGCTGTGGCCAGGCCCTGTGCGGCAGTTGCACCGTCATCGTCGACAAGGAAGCAGTGCGCTCCTGCATCACGTCGATCAACGACGTCGCCGGGCGCGAGGTCACCACCATCGAGGGGCTGCATCCGAACGGCGATCATCCGGTGCAAAAGGCCTGGCGCCAGGTCAACGTGCCCCAATGCGGCTTCTGCCAGGCCGGCCAGATCATGCAGGCCGCCGCGCTTCTGATGGACAATCCGAAGCCTTCGCATGACCAGATCCGCGAGGCGATGTCCGGCAACATCTGCCGCTGCGGCTGCTACCAGCGCATCGAGAACGCGGTCCATCTCGCATCGACGGGGGTGTGA
- a CDS encoding xanthine dehydrogenase family protein molybdopterin-binding subunit translates to MNFIEKPGKLHGFEKNGFEKNIKIEKVSRRSILKGLGITGGFVLAAPVMSRQAFAYETGAGKMPHGVVVDPRVFVAVAPDGIVTILAHRSEMGTGVRTSLPLIVAEEMEADWSRVKVQQAHGDEVKFGNQDTDGSRSTRHYLLPMRQIGASARTMLEQAAAKRWGVPATEVKAVNHEVVHSASGRKLGFGELAADAAKESVPAIEGLKLKDSRDFRYLGKGQVGIVDLHDITTGKARYGADVRLPGMKYAVIARPPVTGGKLVSFDPDAALKVPGVEKVMKVQGWPWPSKFQPLGGVAVIARNTGAAIKGRDALKLTWDDGANGKYDSVSYRKELEEASRKPGLVVRAEGDADAALKTADKVVVGEYYLPHLAHVSMEPPVAVADVKGDKAEIWAPVQSPGGTREDVAKTLGIPEGNVTVNVTLLGGGFGRKSKCDFALEAALLSKELGAPVKVQWTREDDVHHDFLHTVSVERIEAGLDKSGKVIAWRHRSVAPTIASTFAAGAKHAAPFELGMGLVDMPFEIANISCENPEAAAFTRIGWFRSVSNIPRAFAVQSMVGEIAAATGRDQKETLLALIGSPRIVKPAVKDMWNYGEPQDSYPIDTARLRKVVELVAEKGEWGRPVAKGHGLGIAVHRSFVSYIATIVEVAVDDKGKLTVPRVDTAIDCGTYVNPERIASQIEGAAIMGLSLAKYGEISFKDGKVQQKNFDDFQVVRIDESPAVTNVYIVPPGPDTPPSGVGEPGVPPFAPALMNAIFAATGKRIRSLPLGKQLEA, encoded by the coding sequence ATGAATTTCATCGAAAAACCCGGCAAGCTCCATGGCTTCGAAAAAAATGGCTTCGAAAAAAACATCAAGATCGAGAAGGTCTCCCGCCGCAGCATCCTGAAGGGGCTCGGCATCACCGGCGGTTTCGTGCTGGCGGCACCCGTGATGTCGCGCCAGGCGTTTGCCTATGAGACCGGCGCGGGCAAAATGCCCCATGGCGTCGTGGTCGACCCGCGCGTGTTCGTCGCGGTCGCGCCCGACGGCATCGTCACCATCCTCGCCCACCGTTCCGAGATGGGTACCGGCGTCCGCACCAGCCTGCCGCTGATCGTGGCCGAGGAGATGGAGGCCGATTGGTCCAGGGTCAAGGTGCAGCAGGCCCATGGCGACGAGGTCAAGTTCGGCAACCAGGATACCGACGGCTCGCGCAGCACGCGGCACTATCTGCTTCCGATGCGCCAGATCGGCGCCTCCGCCCGCACCATGCTGGAGCAGGCCGCGGCGAAGCGTTGGGGCGTGCCGGCGACCGAGGTCAAGGCCGTCAATCACGAGGTCGTCCACAGCGCCAGCGGGCGCAAGCTCGGTTTCGGCGAACTGGCCGCCGATGCGGCCAAGGAATCGGTGCCCGCTATCGAAGGGCTCAAGCTGAAGGATTCCCGGGACTTCCGCTATCTCGGCAAGGGCCAGGTCGGCATCGTCGATCTCCATGACATCACCACCGGCAAGGCGCGTTACGGCGCCGATGTGCGGCTGCCGGGCATGAAATACGCCGTGATCGCGCGTCCGCCGGTCACAGGCGGCAAGCTGGTCTCCTTCGATCCCGATGCGGCGCTGAAGGTTCCCGGCGTCGAGAAGGTGATGAAGGTTCAGGGCTGGCCGTGGCCGTCGAAGTTCCAGCCGCTCGGCGGCGTCGCGGTGATCGCCCGCAACACCGGCGCGGCGATCAAGGGCCGCGACGCCCTGAAGCTGACCTGGGACGATGGCGCCAACGGCAAATACGACTCGGTCTCCTATCGCAAGGAGCTCGAGGAGGCCTCGCGCAAGCCCGGCCTCGTCGTGCGCGCCGAGGGCGATGCCGACGCCGCGCTCAAGACCGCCGACAAGGTCGTCGTCGGCGAATACTACCTGCCCCACCTCGCCCATGTCAGCATGGAGCCGCCGGTCGCGGTTGCCGACGTCAAGGGCGACAAGGCGGAGATCTGGGCGCCGGTGCAGAGCCCCGGCGGCACGCGCGAGGACGTCGCCAAGACGCTCGGCATTCCCGAGGGGAATGTCACCGTCAACGTGACGCTGCTCGGCGGCGGTTTCGGCCGCAAGTCGAAATGCGACTTCGCGCTCGAGGCCGCGCTGCTGTCGAAGGAGCTCGGCGCGCCGGTGAAGGTGCAGTGGACGCGCGAGGACGACGTCCACCACGACTTCCTGCACACCGTCTCGGTGGAGCGCATCGAGGCGGGCCTGGACAAGAGTGGCAAGGTGATCGCGTGGCGCCATCGCAGCGTCGCGCCGACCATCGCCTCGACCTTCGCGGCCGGGGCCAAGCACGCGGCGCCCTTCGAGCTCGGCATGGGACTCGTCGACATGCCGTTCGAGATCGCCAACATCTCCTGCGAAAACCCGGAGGCCGCGGCATTCACCCGCATCGGCTGGTTCCGCTCGGTCTCGAACATTCCGCGTGCGTTTGCGGTGCAATCGATGGTCGGCGAGATCGCAGCTGCGACCGGACGCGACCAGAAGGAGACGCTGCTCGCGCTGATCGGCAGCCCGCGGATCGTCAAGCCCGCGGTGAAGGACATGTGGAACTACGGCGAGCCCCAGGACAGTTACCCGATCGACACCGCGCGCCTGCGCAAGGTGGTCGAACTGGTCGCCGAGAAGGGCGAATGGGGGCGGCCGGTCGCCAAGGGCCATGGTCTCGGCATCGCCGTGCACCGCAGCTTCGTCAGCTACATCGCAACGATCGTCGAGGTCGCCGTCGACGACAAGGGCAAGCTGACGGTGCCACGGGTCGACACCGCGATCGACTGCGGCACCTATGTCAACCCCGAACGCATCGCCTCGCAGATCGAAGGCGCCGCGATCATGGGGCTGAGCCTCGCCAAATACGGCGAGATCAGCTTCAAGGACGGCAAGGTGCAGCAGAAGAATTTTGACGACTTCCAGGTCGTCAGGATCGACGAGTCGCCTGCGGTGACCAATGTCTACATCGTGCCGCCCGGACCGGACACACCGCCGAGCGGCGTCGGCGAGCCCGGCGTCCCGCCGTTTGCGCCAGCACTGATGAACGCGATCTTCGCCGCGACGGGAAAACGCATCCGCAGCCTGCCGCTCGGCAAGCAACTGGAAGCGTGA